ATAGCCCAGATTGTGCATGACCTCGGCGATCCCGCTCATGCCGATGCCGCCAATGCCGACAAAATGGATCCGCCCGATGGGGAACGGCAGTCGGATCTTGATCGGTTGGTCGGCAGTCATGGGCACTCCTACTCCAGGCTGGTCATGGACGCGTGAAAGACGCTCAGGCGCGCTGTTCTAGCAGAGCGTCGATGAGATCCGCCAGCGTTGCGGCTGCATTGGCGGGGACTTTCCCGCGGGCCGCTGCCGCGCGATTGCCAAGGTCTGATCCTGCAGACAAACGCGGCAGAAGAAGGGCGGCGGCCGCTTCGGGCGTGGCCTTGCCTTCGAGCAGGATATCCGCGGCGCCCGCCTCCACCAGTACCTCGGCATTGGCACGCTGATGATCATCCATCGCGATACCCAGCGGGACGAGAAGACTGGGCCGGCCAATGACGGACAGTTCCGTCACGGTCGATGCACCAGACCGGGCCATCACAAAGTGCGACTGGGCAATCCGCCGAGGAAGATCGACGAAGAATGGCGCCAGCTCAGCCGTGATCCCAGCTGCCGCATAGGCCTGAGACACTGCATCATGGTCCGTCTCGCTGACCTGGTGCGTCACCTCAAGGCGCTCACGCAATGGTGACGGGAAACTGGCCAGCGCCTGTGGGAAGACCCTGCCGAACAGCGACGCCCCCTGGCTCCCACCGAAAATCAGCACCCGAATTTTATCGGCCTCAGACGGCGGCACATACGGGATGCCAGCGGCGTCCTGTACCGCCTGGCGCACCGGGTTGCCCGTCTGCACAAGTTTGCCCTTGATCTTTGGCAGGCGATCGAGCCGGGCAAAACCATGGGCGACAAAGCGGGCGGAAGGTGCCGCACGGCGGTTGACCCGTCCCAGCACAGCGTTCTGTTCATGAACGCCATAGGGAACCTTCAGTGATGAGGCGGCAAAAAGACCGGGCGCGGAAGGATAGCCGCCAAAACCGACAACCATGTCGGCCTTGAACGCCGTCAGCGCACGACGCGCCGCCATCACCCCCTGCCCCATCGCCGATGCCATGGACAGTTTGGCCAGCGGGCCACGCACATTCGGATTGGCGGCCTTCAGTATGGCGGTCTGGTCGGCCGGGAAAGATTTGGCATAGCGCATGCCCCGGTCATCCGTGAGCAGCAGAACAGACCAGCCGCGTTTCTTTGCCTCTTCGGCGAGCGCTTCCGCCGGGAACATGTGCCCCCCGGTCCCGCCCGCAGCGAGTGCCAGCCGACGCGTCATTGGTGGGCCGCTGACCGGCGTGTCAGGGCCAGCAGAAGCCCGGCTGTCAGTCCCGTCGCGAGAAGGGACGATCCGCCATAGGAGATGAACGGCAGCGTCATGCCTTTGGCAGGCAGGATGGCGAGGCTGACGCCGATATTCACCATGGCCTGAAACGCGAGCTGCGCCGTCAGCCCGGCGATGGCACATCGCACGAAAAGACTTTTCGTCTGCTCCGCATGCCGCAGGCTGCGATACACGATGGCGCCGAACAGGATGATGATCCCTGCACCGAGGATAAAGCCGAACTCCTCCGCCGCGACGGCAAATATGAAGTCCGTGTGCGCGTCGGGAATATTGTCCTTCACGCTGGGCATGTCATTCAGATTGTGACCCAACAGCCCGCCACCGGCGATAGCTTCGATCGCACTGTCGACCTGATATGTGTCGCCAGACTCAGGGGCCAGAAAGCGATCGATCCGGCTGCGCACATGAGGCGCGAACTGATAGCCGAAGGTGATGATACCGGTCATGGCGGCACCAAGACCAAGGACCCAGCCCCAGCTCCAGCCCGCGATAAAGAACATGACACCCCAGATCGCCGTCAGCAGGACAAGCTGTCCATAATCAGGCTGCATCAGCAGGGTGAACGCTCCCAAGGCGAAGAGCCCCAAGCTGAGCGCCCCGCCCGGAAAGCGCTTGTCTCGTTCTGCCTCTGCCAGCAGCCAGGCCGTCAGCATGACAAAGCCCGGCTTGAAAAATTCCGAAGGCTGAAGACTGAAACCCGCAAGGCTGAGCCAGCGATGTGCGCCCTTGATTTCCGGGCCGATAAACAGCGCGGCAATCATCAGAACGAGCGCCCCGCCACCAACGACCACGCCGACGCGCCGGGCCTGTGCCGGGGTCAGGAGCGAGCACCCGATCATGATGACCAGCGCCGGGCACAGGAACAGGAACTGGCGCTCCACAAAGTGCAGCGGATTGTCGATGTTCATCCGCATGGCCGCGACGGGACCCGCCGCCGTGCACATCACAATACCGATCAGAACGAGACCGAGGATCAGGTACAGCAGAGGCTTGTCCATTTCAGACCACCATTGCCGCATCACCTGTCGTGGTGTTGGCGAGGACATATCAAGCATAGCGGGCCTCGATATCCATATGTGACTGCACAACGGATCGGAAATCATTGGGACCGATGCCGGTCATTTCGAACGGCAGGCCGGGAGAATAGAGGATCACGGGCGCCGCACTGGGATCCTGTGCCGCAAGTTTTGTGGCGTCGCGATAGGCGGCTGCCACGGCATCGGCGAGACCGGTGTGACAGGTCACGCTGTCATCATCCGTGCTGTCGCCAATCAGATAGGCTCCGTGCACGGACGAGACTGATCCCGGGACCTGAGATCCCTTCTTTGGTGCATGGGCGTCGCTCCCGATCCAGAACACGTCCGGACAGGCGTGAATGGCGCGGGCCGCGGCCGCCGTCGAGCTGGCGAAGCTGTCATCGATGAACATCACCGGGCCAACGGATCCGAGACATTCAAACCGGCCTTTAAGCCCTTTATAGCTGTGCAGCGCCTTGATGATCAGCGCCGGCGCGATGTCAAAAGAAAGACAGGCGGCAATCGCTGCAGCCGCATCCTGATTGAGGTGCGATCCGACGAAGGCCGGTGCACGCGAGAAATTGCCCAATGGCTGCGTCTTCCGTTTGTGGGCGGAATAGGCCGTTCCCCCCAGAACGAAGATCCCGTGGCTGAGAGCCGCCTCGCCGGACACGGGAATGATCGTCCCTGTCCCGGCGCCGGGGCACTGGCCCGACCGCAGCATGGTGCAGAGCTCCTGCCCCAAGGCGTCATCGACACCAATGATGGCGCGATCCTCGGGCCCTTGGGATTTGAACACTTTCAGAAGCGACCGGAGCGCCATCTGGATCTGGTCAGGGTCGAGGAGACCCGCGACGCTGAGCGAAATGGCAATGTTGGGCTTGAAATCGCGAGCAATCGACAACCGCCGGACCGGCAGTTCCAGAATGTACGTCATCGCCTTTGAAGGGGCGGCCATATCCATGAACGGAGAGCCGATTGGCCCTCCAACAGACACAGGCCGGCCCAGCTCGGACAGAATATGGGCGATGATCGATACGGTGACGGATTTGCCCGCTGCCCCCGTGACGGCGATCACCGTTGGCCGTTCTTCCGGTGGCAGAGCGTCGATGCTCTGGGAGAAAAGGTCGAGATCCGTCAGGACCGCGACACCTGCGGCGGCGGCACGATCGACGAGGGTCAGGGCCAGACCACGACGATCACCATCGGCGATGACCACAGCCGACAACTGATCCATCGGCCAGTCCGTCGGCCGCCTCATCTGAACATCCGTATGCGCCCCTACCCCGCCCGAGCGATCAAATGCGATGACGGTCGCCCCGCTTTCGATCAGGGCCTCAGCTACGGCCAGGCCCTGTGGACCCAGTCCAAGGACGCCAACAGTCTGGCCACGATATGCGGGTAGAGGGAACAAGCGGGTATCCTATCGCAGTTTGAGAGAGCTGAGGCCAATCATCGCGAGGATGAAGGCGATGATCCAAAACCGGATCACAATGGTGGATTCTTTCCAGCCCAATTGCTCGAAGTGGTGATGGACCGGCGCCATCTTGAAGACGCGCTTGCCGGTCAGCTTGAACGACGCAATCTGGATCATCACCGACAGGGCTTCGAACACGAAAAGACCGCCAATAATGGCCAACACCAGCTCGTGCTTGACGGCCACGGCCATGGCACCGAGCGCACCGCCCAGCGACAGAGACCCCGTATCGCCCATGAAGATCATGGCAGGCGGCGCATTGAACCAGAGGAACCCCAGCCCAGCGCCGACAATAGCCCCGCAAATCACAGCGAGTTCCCCCACATTGGGGACGTAGATCAGTCCAAGATATTCCGTGTAGTCCGCCCGGCCGACGAGATAGGCGATCAGCATGAAGCTGCCTGCCGCGATCATGACAGGTACGATCGCAAGGCCATCAAGTCCGTCGGTCATATTCACCGCATTGGACGAGCCGACAATGACCAGCGCCGCGAACGGCACGATCAGCATCCCCATGGGGATCAGCAATCCCTTCACGAACGGAATGGGGACACCGGTTGCAATCCCCTCATCGATTCCGGGTGTCTGCTGCAGGACACTGACGCAGATCCAGCCAGCGACCAGCGCGGTCACGCATTGGACGATCAGCTTGCCTGACCCGACGACGCCGGTGGACGTCTGCTTTGTGACTTTGAGATAATCGTCCCAGAAACCGAGCAGGCCGAAAACGACAGTGACGCCGAGCACGACCCAGACATAAGGATTGTTCAGCGGCGCCCAGAGCAGCGTCGAGATCACCAGGCTGAGCAGGATAAGAACGCCGCCCATGGTGGGGGTGCCGGCTTTCTCGACAATATGGCTTTGCGGGCCATCGGCGCGGATCGGTTGCCCTTTGCCCTGCTTCTTGCGGAACCAGCGGATCAGCCGCGGTCCGACGATAAAGCAGATGAGCATGGCGGTCATGGTCGCGCCACCGGTGCGGAAGGTGATGTAACGGAACACGTTGAAGATCGTGAACTCGTCAGCAAGGGGGGTCAGGAGATGATAAAGCATGGCGCCCGCTACTCCCCCATTGTGGCGTTGGAAAGGAAAGCATCGAGCAAAGGTCCGACGCGTGATGCGTTCGAGCCCTTGAAGAGGACGATATCGCCGTCCTGTAGATCCGCCAGCAGCGGCTCGATCAGATCAAGCGCCTGTTCGGCGTGAGCGCGGTGCACGCCAGAGCCGAGCGCATCGCGCAGCGGCACCATTCCTGGTCCGGCCGTGTACACCATGTCGACCCCTGCTTCAGCGATCGGGGTGGTCAATTGTCTGTGAAAGACGTCGCTGTCCTTGCCCAATTCCCGCATTTCACCAAGGACAGCGATCCGCCGCCCTTCCGTGCCCTGTCTCGTCGTGCCCAGCACCTTCAACGCCGCCGCCATGGACGCCGGATTGGCGTTATAGCTTTCGTCGATAATGTGGACGGTTGCCCCGCGGATGGTCATGACATGAGTCGCGCCTCGGCCACTGCCCGCTGCAAACCGCTCAAGGCCTGCAATGACGGAGTCCACCGTTGCACCGCTCGCCAGGGCAGCGGCGATAACCGCACAGGCATTGCTCGCCTGATGACGGCCGGGCGAATCGAGAGTGAAAATCTTCTTCTCGCCTTCAACCGATACCGTCAGTTTGGCCGGGCCGGCGCCATCAGGGTCATAGTCCAACAGGCGCACCCCCCACTGCGCACGCGCGCTTTCCCCAAAGGGAATGATCGTGGTGACGCCATTTCGACCGGCCTCGTCGCACAGGAAATCATAATAGTCGCTATCCGCCGGCAGGACAGCCACACCACCCGGGCGAAGCCCGGTCAGAATCTCTGCTTTCGCCGCCGCAATACCATCGACGGAATCAAAAAACTCGAGGTGAGCCGCCGCTATGGTCGTGATGATCGCCACGTGCGGCCTGACCAGTCCGACCAGCGGCGTGATCTCGCCCGCATGGTTCATGCCGATCTCGAAAACGCCAAACCGGGCATTTGCCGGTAAAGCCGCGAGGGTCAGCGGTACGCCGATGTGATTGTTGAAGCTCTTCTGTGCCGCATGGACCTTGCCTGAAGGCGCCAGCGCAGCGCGCAGCATCTCCTTGGTGCTGGTCTTGCCCGCACTGCCAGTGACGGCGATCAGCTTGCCGAAATTCCGGTCACGCGCGGCCGCGGCCAGTGCCGACAGGCCCGTGAGTGTGTCCTCGACCATCAGGGCAGGACCATTGGCAGCGGCAGTAGCATCACTGGCCAGAGCAGCAGTAGCGCCCGCTTCCCGCGCTGCCTGAATGAAGTCGTGACCGTCCCGCGCATCCTTCAGCGCGACAAACATCTCGCCTGATCGCAGCGTTCGGGTATCGATCGACAGCCCACTGACGACCCACTCATCCCCACCGGCAAGCTGTCCGCAGGTCGCTGCACGCGCTTCTAACGCAGTCCAGAGCGGCGTGGTCGACAATACACTCATGCTTCACTCGCCTCAGCCATCAAACGGCTGGTCGTGGCGACATCGTCAAAGGGATAGGTCACACCCTCTATCGTCTGTCCAAGTTCGTGACCTTTGCCCGCTACAAGAAGCACGTCGCCAGGCTTCAGTGCGGCAACGCCTGCGGCAATGGCGTCTGCGCGACCACCAATATTCAGGGCAGACGGCGCGCCGGTCTGCACTTCGGCCCGAATAGCCGCAGGGTCTTCCGAACGCGGATTGTCGTCAGTAATGATCAGATGCTGCGCGGCGCTGGCGGCCGCTTTGGCCATCAGCGGCCTCTTGGTTCGGTCCCTGTCACCGCCTGCGCCAAAGACGATATGAATATCACCATCAGCATGGGGACGGATCGCGGCGAGCGCCGTAGCGATAGCGTCAGGCGTGTGGGCATAGTCCACATAGGCCGTGGCCTCACCACCATCGGCGAAGCGCTTGATACCGGCCAGCTGCATACGTCCCGGCGCCGCTGAAATCGATGACAGCTGCTCAAACACCCGCTCGGCGGACAGACCGCTAACAATGGCCAGCCCTGCAGCAACCAGCGCGTTGTCGGCCTGATACGCACCGATCAGCGGCAGTGCGATCTGATAGGACCGCCCCTGGTGCTGGATGTCCATGGACAGGCCATCAACCGTGGCCTCGAGTTGTTTGAGGACGATGTCCTTCCCCTTGCGCCCGACTGAGAAGACCTTTCGGCCCGCCGCCACTGCGGCTTCCGCCGCACGGTCCGAGCCCGGACCATCGGCGTTGATGACCGCTGTTGCGCCGACAGGCAGCAATTCCGTCAGCAGGCGCATCTTTGCGCTGAAATAGTCCCGAAAGTCGGGGTGGTAGTCCAGATGATCCTGGGTGATGTTGGTGAATGCCGCATATTTGAAACTGACACCATCAGCCCGGTGCTGCGACAGACCGTGGGAGGACACCTCCATCGCAAGATGTGTGGTGCCCATCGCGGCCATGGTCGACAGAATCTGATGGATTTCGACGGGGTCCGGCGTCGTATGACGCAGTGCATAATCATAGCCAGGCGCAACGGCACCCAATGTGCCCAGCGATCCGGCCTTTTTGCCCAGCGCATTCCAGATCTGCGACGTGAAGCGCGCCACGGACGTTTTGCCGTTCGTGCCGGTAATGCCAGCGACGTGTTCAGGCTGGCCCGCGTGAAAGCGCATGGCAATCTGCGCGAGCGTCAGGCGCGGCTCTTCGCTTTCGATGACAGGAACGCTGGCCTTCGTGCCTGGCAGCGCTAGGACGGCAAATGCGCCATCTTCCACCGCCTGTTCAATGAATGCACGGCCGTCAATATTGCTGCCCGGCAGGGCGGCGAAAAGATAGCCAGCCTTGACCAGGCGACTGTCCGCCGTGATGCCCGTGATCTCAACGGGCGGCAAGCGTCTGGCCAGCGCCGTCAGTTCATTGAGCTTCATCAATTTCCGTCTCCGTCAACAAGGCCGTCAGCGCATTATTGTCCGTCAACTGACGGTCCCCCTGCTCACGGCGCAACCCCACAAACCCGTCAAAGGCAACATCATCGCCTACCGGCATCAGACCTAGAGCCGGCGCCACACGCTCCACCACCCGCTTGAAGACCGGCGCAGCCACGTATCCGGCTGTGGCATAGCCATAGGTGGATTCGATCCCTTGCGGCTCGTCGAACGACACCAGCAGCACATATTGAGGATCATATCCCGGGAAAGCGCCGATGAAGCTCGAGATCAGCTCGCCATGGTCGTCATAACCGCCGATGCCGGGCTTGTCTGCGGTCGACGTCTTACCGATCGGATAGAAGCCGGCCACTTCCGCCTTGCCGCCAGTTCCGTCGGTCACCGTCTTGCGCAGGACAATGCGCATCTGGTCGCTGGTCGCGCGGGAGAACGCCTGATGCTGTTTGCCTGCCCCGCCGTCAATGAATGTTGGCGCGTAGTAAGTACCGCCATTGACCACCGCCGCGAAGGCCGCCGTCAACTGCAGCGGCGACACGGCGATCCCGTGACCGTAGGAAGATGATGCCAGCTCCGACGGCCGCCACTCCTTGGACAGCATCGGTGTGCCCGCCTCCGCAAGCTCGGTGGCGAGTGGGCGGTCGAGGTTGAGGGTTTCCAGCACGGCACGAAAGCCGTCCACGCCCAACCGCTGGACGATCTGGATCGTGCCGATATTGGACGAGTACTGAACGACCTCTGCCGTCGTCATCGGCGATTTCTTGTGGCTGTAATCGTCAATCGTCCAGGCGCCGATCTTGAGCGGCGTCGCAACGTCAAACTGATCCGTCAGTTCAATCACGCCATTTTCGAGCGCAGCGGCCACGGTGATCGGCTTGAAGGCTGACCCCATCTCGTAAACATCTGACATGGCGCGGTTCCGCCACGCCCCTGTGTCCGCTGAACCGGGCTGATTCGGATTGTAGTCGGGCAGGCTCGCCAGCGCGCGAACTTCCCCAGTATTGGCGTCGAGCAAGACACCCCAGGCGGCCTTGGCCGAGAACGTCTGCAACGCGCCAGCCAGCTCATCCTCCAGCACCTGCTGCGCCACAAGATCAATCGACAGGCGAACTGGGCCTTTCGCGCCAGGCTTCATGGTCAGATCAAGGGCCTTTTCCACGCCCACAACGCCGCCGCGACCGGGAATCGTGTAGCCGACCACATGGGCGGCCAGATCCCGCTGCGGGTAGGCGCGCCCAGTGGTATCAGGGAAACGCAGGCCCGGCAGGCCAAGCGCGATCACGGCTTGGCGCTCTTCCGGCTGGATGGAATCCATCACCAGCGTGTACTGTTTTTTGGCCAAGCGGGTGCGCAGTCGGTCAGCATCGATGGTCGGGAACAGGCCCTGCAGACCGGATACCGCCTCTTCCACATCCCAGATATCCCGGCCGTCGATGGCCAGGCCTTCGGCGGAGCTGTTCATGATCAGTGGACGACCATTGCGGTCAACAACCTCCGGACGAATGGGGACAGCATTCTCTACACGGATAAGGCGAATCTCATCGTCCATGCCAAACGCAAGGTAGCCGAGCCGCAGGATCATCACGGCGAATGCGAACATGAAAAAGCCGCCACACAGCATCAGCCGGAATTGCCCATCTGACTTGGCCGCGGCGACCGGCGTGCGGTCGCGCGGGGCATGATCGTCGAAGACGGTCGTGACCGTGACAGGCTGTGAGAGGCCTTCCATCATCATTACTGAACAGCCCTTTCAGCGGCAGAGAGATCATTCATCCCGATCGCATTGCCGATAATGTCGGCATTTTGAGGGACGGCAGATGGTTTTTCGGGGACCTTTATTCCCACGACTCGCGCAAAATCACGATCATCGGCGATCTGCTCGGACCGGACGGTCCGCAAGGCCAGATGCTGGGCGTTCAGTTCGGACAATCGTCCGGCATTCTCGAGCACTTCCACGTCGAGGCGCACCCGATCCACGTCGCCCTGCAGCGCTTCGCGAGCGTCGGCGAGGCGCTGAAGCTCCCGCTCGCTCTGGCGCACATTGGCCTCCGCGTGGAATCGTCCTGCCGCAGCAAGAACCAGGAGAGCAGCCAAACTCATTGTCACAATCTTCATTACACCGATACCCATGATTGTTGGAGTTGAGAAAATACAAGCGGAGGGATGCCCAGCCCGGCCAGGCGAGCGTCATCCCATTGTCCTGCAGGCGCGGCATTCCGAACCGCCGCGCGCAGGGTGGCAGAGCGGGCGCGGACGTTTCGCTCGACCTCGGCGGAACCGGGTGTGAGCGCCTTGCCGAGCGCCGAAAAGGTAGAGGCCGGACCGCTGACCTCTGGCATGTGCCGTGAGCCGCCACCGGTCCGCCCGGTCACCGAAGCAAGAAAACGCTTCACAATGCGGTCCTCCAGCGAGTGAAAAGACACCGCAACAAGGCGCCCCCCCTCTGCCAGCACAGCCTCCGCAGCGATAAGCGCACGGACAATCTGGCCCAGTTCATCATTGATGAAGATGCGCAGCGCCTGAAACGTCCGGGTGGCGGGATGGACCTTGCCACCGCGCCCCAACGCCTTTTCCACTACCGCCGCCAGCTGGGCGGTTGTGGTCAGCGGCGCCTCGTCCCGCGCCGATCCGATCAGATTGGCGATGTGCCGCGCGCGGCGCTCCTCGCCATACTGATGAATGACATCAGCAATGTCGCCGGTCTTCGCGGTGTTGATGAAGTCCGCCACGGGACGCCCCTCACCCATCCGCATGTCGAGCGGGCCATCCGCCATGAAGGAAAAGCCGCGCTCGGCCTGATCCAACTGCATGGAGGATACGCCAAAGTCGAAAACCGCCCCGTCGACCGGCACAAGACCGCGTTCGGTCAGCACCTGCCCGAGACGATCAAACGGCGCCTGAATGAGGCTCAGCGCATCTTCGCCGGCAAAATTTTTCTGGCCCGC
This genomic stretch from Parvularcula sp. LCG005 harbors:
- a CDS encoding UDP-N-acetylglucosamine--N-acetylmuramyl-(pentapeptide) pyrophosphoryl-undecaprenol N-acetylglucosamine transferase, which translates into the protein MTRRLALAAGGTGGHMFPAEALAEEAKKRGWSVLLLTDDRGMRYAKSFPADQTAILKAANPNVRGPLAKLSMASAMGQGVMAARRALTAFKADMVVGFGGYPSAPGLFAASSLKVPYGVHEQNAVLGRVNRRAAPSARFVAHGFARLDRLPKIKGKLVQTGNPVRQAVQDAAGIPYVPPSEADKIRVLIFGGSQGASLFGRVFPQALASFPSPLRERLEVTHQVSETDHDAVSQAYAAAGITAELAPFFVDLPRRIAQSHFVMARSGASTVTELSVIGRPSLLVPLGIAMDDHQRANAEVLVEAGAADILLEGKATPEAAAALLLPRLSAGSDLGNRAAAARGKVPANAAATLADLIDALLEQRA
- a CDS encoding putative peptidoglycan glycosyltransferase FtsW; amino-acid sequence: MDKPLLYLILGLVLIGIVMCTAAGPVAAMRMNIDNPLHFVERQFLFLCPALVIMIGCSLLTPAQARRVGVVVGGGALVLMIAALFIGPEIKGAHRWLSLAGFSLQPSEFFKPGFVMLTAWLLAEAERDKRFPGGALSLGLFALGAFTLLMQPDYGQLVLLTAIWGVMFFIAGWSWGWVLGLGAAMTGIITFGYQFAPHVRSRIDRFLAPESGDTYQVDSAIEAIAGGGLLGHNLNDMPSVKDNIPDAHTDFIFAVAAEEFGFILGAGIIILFGAIVYRSLRHAEQTKSLFVRCAIAGLTAQLAFQAMVNIGVSLAILPAKGMTLPFISYGGSSLLATGLTAGLLLALTRRSAAHQ
- the mraY gene encoding phospho-N-acetylmuramoyl-pentapeptide-transferase encodes the protein MLYHLLTPLADEFTIFNVFRYITFRTGGATMTAMLICFIVGPRLIRWFRKKQGKGQPIRADGPQSHIVEKAGTPTMGGVLILLSLVISTLLWAPLNNPYVWVVLGVTVVFGLLGFWDDYLKVTKQTSTGVVGSGKLIVQCVTALVAGWICVSVLQQTPGIDEGIATGVPIPFVKGLLIPMGMLIVPFAALVIVGSSNAVNMTDGLDGLAIVPVMIAAGSFMLIAYLVGRADYTEYLGLIYVPNVGELAVICGAIVGAGLGFLWFNAPPAMIFMGDTGSLSLGGALGAMAVAVKHELVLAIIGGLFVFEALSVMIQIASFKLTGKRVFKMAPVHHHFEQLGWKESTIVIRFWIIAFILAMIGLSSLKLR
- a CDS encoding UDP-N-acetylmuramoyl-tripeptide--D-alanyl-D-alanine ligase, whose protein sequence is MSVLSTTPLWTALEARAATCGQLAGGDEWVVSGLSIDTRTLRSGEMFVALKDARDGHDFIQAAREAGATAALASDATAAANGPALMVEDTLTGLSALAAAARDRNFGKLIAVTGSAGKTSTKEMLRAALAPSGKVHAAQKSFNNHIGVPLTLAALPANARFGVFEIGMNHAGEITPLVGLVRPHVAIITTIAAAHLEFFDSVDGIAAAKAEILTGLRPGGVAVLPADSDYYDFLCDEAGRNGVTTIIPFGESARAQWGVRLLDYDPDGAGPAKLTVSVEGEKKIFTLDSPGRHQASNACAVIAAALASGATVDSVIAGLERFAAGSGRGATHVMTIRGATVHIIDESYNANPASMAAALKVLGTTRQGTEGRRIAVLGEMRELGKDSDVFHRQLTTPIAEAGVDMVYTAGPGMVPLRDALGSGVHRAHAEQALDLIEPLLADLQDGDIVLFKGSNASRVGPLLDAFLSNATMGE
- a CDS encoding UDP-N-acetylmuramoyl-L-alanyl-D-glutamate--2,6-diaminopimelate ligase yields the protein MKLNELTALARRLPPVEITGITADSRLVKAGYLFAALPGSNIDGRAFIEQAVEDGAFAVLALPGTKASVPVIESEEPRLTLAQIAMRFHAGQPEHVAGITGTNGKTSVARFTSQIWNALGKKAGSLGTLGAVAPGYDYALRHTTPDPVEIHQILSTMAAMGTTHLAMEVSSHGLSQHRADGVSFKYAAFTNITQDHLDYHPDFRDYFSAKMRLLTELLPVGATAVINADGPGSDRAAEAAVAAGRKVFSVGRKGKDIVLKQLEATVDGLSMDIQHQGRSYQIALPLIGAYQADNALVAAGLAIVSGLSAERVFEQLSSISAAPGRMQLAGIKRFADGGEATAYVDYAHTPDAIATALAAIRPHADGDIHIVFGAGGDRDRTKRPLMAKAAASAAQHLIITDDNPRSEDPAAIRAEVQTGAPSALNIGGRADAIAAGVAALKPGDVLLVAGKGHELGQTIEGVTYPFDDVATTSRLMAEASEA
- a CDS encoding penicillin-binding protein 2 — its product is MMMEGLSQPVTVTTVFDDHAPRDRTPVAAAKSDGQFRLMLCGGFFMFAFAVMILRLGYLAFGMDDEIRLIRVENAVPIRPEVVDRNGRPLIMNSSAEGLAIDGRDIWDVEEAVSGLQGLFPTIDADRLRTRLAKKQYTLVMDSIQPEERQAVIALGLPGLRFPDTTGRAYPQRDLAAHVVGYTIPGRGGVVGVEKALDLTMKPGAKGPVRLSIDLVAQQVLEDELAGALQTFSAKAAWGVLLDANTGEVRALASLPDYNPNQPGSADTGAWRNRAMSDVYEMGSAFKPITVAAALENGVIELTDQFDVATPLKIGAWTIDDYSHKKSPMTTAEVVQYSSNIGTIQIVQRLGVDGFRAVLETLNLDRPLATELAEAGTPMLSKEWRPSELASSSYGHGIAVSPLQLTAAFAAVVNGGTYYAPTFIDGGAGKQHQAFSRATSDQMRIVLRKTVTDGTGGKAEVAGFYPIGKTSTADKPGIGGYDDHGELISSFIGAFPGYDPQYVLLVSFDEPQGIESTYGYATAGYVAAPVFKRVVERVAPALGLMPVGDDVAFDGFVGLRREQGDRQLTDNNALTALLTETEIDEAQ
- the rsmH gene encoding 16S rRNA (cytosine(1402)-N(4))-methyltransferase RsmH, with the translated sequence MSEPHISVLLDEVIGALSIEPGQKIVDGTFGAGGYTRAFLKAGASVIAFDRDPTAIAAGQKNFAGEDALSLIQAPFDRLGQVLTERGLVPVDGAVFDFGVSSMQLDQAERGFSFMADGPLDMRMGEGRPVADFINTAKTGDIADVIHQYGEERRARHIANLIGSARDEAPLTTTAQLAAVVEKALGRGGKVHPATRTFQALRIFINDELGQIVRALIAAEAVLAEGGRLVAVSFHSLEDRIVKRFLASVTGRTGGGSRHMPEVSGPASTFSALGKALTPGSAEVERNVRARSATLRAAVRNAAPAGQWDDARLAGLGIPPLVFSQLQQSWVSV